The following DNA comes from Synechococcus sp. CC9616.
CGGCACCGAGTCTTCATTATTTTAGTGAATACCTAATTTTTCACCAAACGCCGCACCATAAAAAAGTCCCAGGCCGAGCAGGATCAGCCTAAACAAAATCACAAACGAACAAGATGACCACATCAATCATATTCGAAATATCTAAACCAGGAATCGTAAAATCTGTGATAAACGAACGGACATCCCAAGTCCCTACAAAATACTCCTAACGATTAGACAACACTAAATCCTCAACAAAGTTACGCGTGTAATTGAAAGTGAACAACGCCCGGTCAAAAATTATTTATGAAACCAATAGACGCAAGTACTTTTTGCAATCAACCAATGCGATGCACAAGCATCACTTCGCTATTCAGTTTCTTCAGGGCAGCAACGCCAAAAACCAAGATTGCCATTGTTGCTATTGCGTGCAACACGTTTGCACCGTATTCCATCGCGACGTTGGCTTGGATCCTGTGAGCTCATGATCGTCACGCAATCGGATGACTGCACAGCAGAACCTGTGATCAGCAAAGCAGTCATCATTAATCTGACAAACATAATCACAAAGGCTTGCTGACTGTCGACACGACACTAGTCGCAAAGGGCGACAAAGGACACAAGCGACCATCAACAGAGCATTTCACGATGACCTGATTTCAAGTGCCAAATGGATGGTTCATTCAAGTGGTTTACCTTGAAGGCTCTGCACGAGACCACAAAGCACCAAGCTTGGCTCAAGTGGCTGACGTCGATACAGGCGTCATTCGCTGGGTTAACGCTGACTGCATCGAACAAATCCTCATGCCCATCACAAGTGAATTCGCACGCGTATGACCAAGCTTTTGATTTTGATTGCTTCAGTGCTGGCTTGCCTTACCGGGCATCAGCCCGAGTTCAATCCACAGGCAGGAGCTTCATTCATCTCTTCATATTTCTCATAAGCTTGAACCGGTGCTGTCGAAAGAAACAGGACACTTAGAAGGACTGGGAGTTTAATACTGATGACGGAATGCATGTGATTATTCAGTTAGATCTATCTATTTAAAGTCACCGATATTGATTTGTTCATACGCACAACGTCTCTTTACATCTGCCCACATTGCCTCAAGCAAATATTTAGCTATATACTCGTATTTATGGCTAAACATTTCCTTCGCTCCAGACAACACTTCCTCAAATTCTTGTTGGCTAATTTTTTTCTTGCTGCTTCAGTCCGCATGAGCGATGAAGAGCCCCTGAGATGTATCCAATGAAATAAACTTCGAGCATCTTTGCTTACTCTTCATTATTTAAATCCTCAAATGTTTCAAAAGCCTGAACTGGTGCTGCTGAAAGAAGTAGTGCACCGATGAGGGGAAAGAGTTTCATAAGAAACAGCCTGCGGGAACTAATGATGTCATCTCAATCCACTGGGAAAAGCTTCCATTGAGCATTCTCTGGAATCTCTGGACCTACCTTCATATCCTCAGGTTCTTTCCAAGCCACTCGCCACTCGGGTACACGGCAAGGGACATAGTCAAAGTGCTCGATACGCACACCACCAAGACGGGCTGAGCTTCCATACCAACCACTCACCCAATGGCCTCCATCACTTGCCCCCCCCACGAAACCAAATCCAGCACCGTTCCTAGCAACCACTGGAGGGGCTCACGTAAGCGCACAGCTGGCAGATCTCTGCAAGAGTCATGAATTGCTCCCAGAACAGATGCTTTAAGACACTGTTCGGATTCTTCAGAACCATTAATCAAGCGAATGAATTGTTTAATCATTGGCTGTTAAGGTTTAATGACACAAACATTGTCCTCTAACCCCAGCAATGCTCATCGTCTTAAAGAGACTCCATCAATTTGTGGTCCCAATGATGCTGGGACTTTCTCCTATCGCAGCGATAGCTGAAACGCCTAAGTTACCGATCAGCTGTCCCGGCTGCAACCTTCGAGGAATTGATTTCAACTCAGCAGTAACGGGTGACAAGTATTTTATTGATTCCAATTTTGCTAATGCTGATCTTCGCCATGCTGACCTAAGCAACATGTACATGCTCACAACCAACATGGAAGGAGCAGACTTGCGTGGAGCCATGGTGGATGAAAAATTTTACACCAAGGTGATGGCTGATCAGCCGTACGGCATTTGTCTGAACAACACCACCTTGCCCAATGGCAACAAAGTTGGCGCCAGTCGTGAATTTCGCTGAGGTCCAGCATCGCTGTTTAGGCCTTGCACATCAGCAGATTGCTTCACGAACTCTTATCAACTCCGCCAAAAAAATTATTTATAAATTACTCATGTAAGAGCTATTCAAGAACAGGCAACGTCGTGAAATGACGCTTGTAGATGTAGCGGCAGCACTCAAGATATCGACCCTGACGCCTTCAAAAGCTGGCTATGTGGCGGCGTCCAAGACCTAGGAGAACCAGCGGTGGAAGAGCTGTTGCTGGATTGGACGACTCGATTACTGAAGAAAAAACCTCTAAAAACTTCTAGTGATGTGATCAACGCACTGGAGGTGAGCATCGGCGCCAGCCTGTTTTCAGCATGGTGTCCCACGCCTCTATGGCGTTATGCCTCAGCATCCGCCTGCGTGTTTGCGGGATTGGGTAGTCAGGTGGCCGCCAGTGGAAGGTTCGCAGGATGACCCATTGGCCATGAGTCGTTGGCGCATCAGGCAGAAACTGCACGACCTTTTGTTGATCGCTATTCACCAGCCAACCCTCACCGCCAGCTTTGTCGTGGAGTTCGTCTGGGTTGGGTCGGTATAGAGGCATCGATTAAGTCTGACCACCACCACCGCAAAAATGGAGAGTTGCCTTCAATCGCTCATGCATGGCAATGCAACCCCCCAGGTTGAAATGGCGTGAATTCAGGAATTGGCAGATCTGTAAAGGCTGGAGGGACCATGACTGACGCCCTGCCGGAACGGGATCGACGGTGGCGTCCGGACGGGACGGGTGGAGTGAAGGCGAGAGGTCGTGCAAGGCGCCTGATCACGAGGCCTTTTACACGAATCAGGGAGTTCCACTTGGTGAAAACCTAGTGGAGCCAAGGAGACTCGAACTCCTGACCCCCTGCATGCCATGCAGGTGCTCTACCAGCTGAGCTATGGCCCCATGAACGCCGGTGATGCCATCAGGCTCGTGCCGTCGTCGTGGTTGAGCTTACACCGCAGCTCCCGTCACACCTGACGCCACACCGCCACAAGACGGCCCTGCACCTGCACTTGATCAGCAGGGATCTCCAACGGTTCGTAGGCGGGATTGGCGGCTTCAAGACGCACCACAGCCCCATCGCGATGAAAGTGCTTCAGCGTTGTTCCGCTGCCAGGGACCAAAGCACTCACCACCGTGCCTTGCCGCAGTCTGGATGGGTCAAGCACAGGCTCCATCAGCACCACATCGCCATCGGCGATGTGGGCATCCACCATTGAATCGCCATTCACGGTGAGCGCAAAGAGACCGCGCGTCTCCAGCACAGACCCGAGATCAAGACGCTCCTCCACATCATCGAAGGTTTCCACGAGGCCTCCGGCAGCAACCGCGCCCAACACTGGTATCCCTCCTCTGACAATCCCTCCGAGCAATTGCAGGGTTCTCGCCTGTCCCTCCTGCCAGGTGATCCATCCCTTCTGCTGCAGATGACGCAATCGGCTCTGAATCGGCGCCGGTGAGCGAAGGCCCATGGCCTGCATCATCTGGCGAATCGAGGGGCTGTGGTGATGGGTACCGATGTAATCAGCCAGCCAGTCGTAGAGCTCCTGCTGCGCAGGGGTCAGAGAATCGGGCCCAGAGCCTGTCACCAGAAGAACAAACGATCGTCAATACATTTGTACCGTTCATCATTCCCTGCCGCAACCTTGAGAACAAACACTCCCTTGATTGGCGCTGTTCGGTGACCTTTAACAGGTGAAATCAGATCCCGACCCATGAACACAACAGCGGATCACAACGCCACCTTCGACGTGATTCCCACTGAAGACGGATTGGGATATATGGTCCGGCTCTGCCGAAACGGCGACTGCGCCCAGACCTTCATCTCGTCGATGCATCTTGTGGATTCAAAGCGGCCACAACTGGAAAACAGCCTTTCAGCCTGAAGCTGCTTCGCAACAGCTCACAAGCCACCCATCACCGAGGCCAGCAAAGCCTGTTGGACATGCAACCTGTTCTCAGCCTGATCAAAGATTCGGCTGGCCGCGCTCTCCATCACCTCGGCGCTGATCTCCTCGCCACGGTGTGCCGGCAAACAGTGCAGAACGATGGCGCCTTTGGCGGCCTGATCCATCAGGGCCTGGTCGACGCAGAAGCCAGCGAAAGCCTGTTCCCGTTCTGCCTGCTCCTGCTCTTGCCCCATCGATGCCCAGACATCGGTGTAAACCGCCTGAGCTCCACGCACCGCCTGCGCTGAATCCGCCATCACCTCGATCTGAGCCCCCTGCTGAGCCAGCGAGCGAGCCTGCTCCAGCACGCCTGGCAGAGGCTCAAATCCCTCAGGGCAAGCAATCCGCACATTCACACCCAGAACGGCACCGCAGAGCATCAGGGAATGGGCAACGTTGTTGCCATCCCCGATGTAGGCGAGGGTCTGACCGGCCAAATCACCGTGACTCTCCTGCATGGTGAGGAAATCGGCCAGCGCCTGACACGGGTGTTCAAGGTCGGTCAGCGCATTGAGAACCGGAACCGTCGCCCAGTAGGCGTAGTCAACGATTTCCTGTTGAGCGAAGGTACGTACCGCCAGGACATCGCAATATCGACTCAGCACGCGGGCCGTGTCCTGCAAGGGCTCTCCCCGTCCCAGTTGCGTAACGCTGGGATGCAAATCAACCGTCTGGCCTCCGAGACGAGCCATCGCCACCTGAAAACTCACCCTGGTTCTCGTGGAGGCCTTGCTAAAGATCAGCCCAAGAACACGATTCCCTAGATCAATGCGGCGATCACCGGACTTCAGCTGGTGAGCCAGATCAATCAGACCTTGGGTCTCTCCCGCAGAGCAGTCCGCGGAAGAGAGGTAATCACGACCGCTCAGTGCGGTGAGTACAGCAGCAACGCCTGTGACCATGCCAGCGCTTCAAAGGGGTTTTATCGGGGATAGAAGGCCTTGGCGTCAAGCCTCCACGGTGTTCGGCAGCACACTGGCCTCAAGCATCTGCTTGAGGTCGTCCCCCTCGATCACCTCTTTCTCGAGAATCTTCTGAGCGATGGTCTCGAGCAAACCAAGGTTCTGGCGCAGGATCGACAGAGCATCATCATGCGCACGATCAACCAAACCGCGCACCTCCTTATCGATCGCCTGGGCCGTCGCATCACTGACGGAGCGACGGGGGTTGTTGCCCTGGGCAAGGAAGCGATTGCCGCCCTGCTTGTCGTAGGCCAGAGGACCAAGCGTGTCGCTCATGCCATAGGTGCCCACCATCTGCTCTGCGAGATCGGTGGCCCGCTGCAGATCATTGGCGGCACCAGTCGTGATCTTGCCGAACACAATCTCTTCTGCGGATCGACCGCCAAGCAGGGTGGCAATCTGCCCCTGAAGCTCTTCTTTGGAGTTGAGGAAACGCTCTTCGGTGGGTAGCTGCAGGGTGTAGCCAAGGGCGCTCATGCCGCGCGGCACGATCGAAATCTTGGCCACCTTGCTGCCACCAGGCATCAGGTGACCCACGATCGCGTGGCCCACCTCGTGATACGCAACAACTTTTTTCTCGTCGTCCTGCAGGACGCGACTCTTTTTCTCCAAACCAGCTACCACCCGTTCGATCGCCTCACTGAGGTCCTGCTGCTCCACACGGGTTCGATGGGCTCTGGCAGCGAGCAGGGCGGCTTCATTCACCAGGTTGGCGAGATCAGCACCCGCAAAACCGCTGGTGGCCTGGGCAACGCTGTCGAGGTCGACAGCGTCGGCGAGCTTCACCTTCTTGGCATAAATCTCAAGGATGGTCTTACGGCCAGAGAGATCTGGACGGTCCACCAGCACCTGACGGTCAAAACGACCGGGGCGCAGCAGGGCTGCATCGAGCACCTCAGGCTGGTTGGTGGCAGCCAGCACGATCACCGGCTTGTCCTGGGCGGTGAAGCCATCCATCTCGGTGAGCAGTTGGTTGAGGGTCTGCTCCCGCTCGTCATTGCCCCCGACTACGCCCATCGAGCCGGAACGGCTTTTGCCGATGGCATCGAGTTCGTCGATAAAAATGATGCAAGGTGCTTTTTTCTTGGCCTCTTCAAACAAGTCGCGAACACGAGCAGCGCCGGCTCCCACGAAGAGTTCCACGAACTCCGAGCCGGAAATGATGAAGAAGGGCACCTCGGCTTCCCCAGCCACTGCCTTAGACAACAAGGTTTTACCTGTGCCTGGCGGGCCAACAAGAAGCACGCCTTTGGGGATGCGTGCGCCAATTTCGGCGTAACGTTCTGGAGTCTTGAGGAAGTCCACAATCTCGGTGAGCTCTTGCTTGGCTTCATCGACACCGGCCACATCCGCGAAGGTCACCCTCGATTCCTCGTCAGGGACGTAGACCTTGGCTTTGCTCTTGGTGAAACTCAGCGCACCTTGAGCGCCACCTCCCATCGACCGGCGAGCGAAGAACTGCAGAACCAGAATGAAAATCAGCGGCGGAACAACCCAGCTGAGAATGGTGGTGAAGATATTGGGTTTCTTCGGCGGGGCCGCCGCAAATTCAACCCCTTTCGTCTCCAGACGCTGGGGCAGATCCATATCAAAGATCGGTGTCGTCGCCAGAACTGGCGGAGCGCCCTCTTCAGGTTCTGCTAATTCGTAGCGGATTTGTTCCTGAGTGATGTAAGCGCGCTTGACCGCTCCATCATTCACCTGATCGATGAAGAGCGAATAGGGCACCCGGGGCACCTGCGCCGCAGGGTTGGGAATGAAGCTGCTGGCCAGAAGCAGCACTCCGAACCCGATCAACACGAGGTTGATGATGCTGAATCGACGGTTCGGGCGATTGTCGTCCTGACGGATCGGCATAGCTGCTGACAGGAATCCGATCACGGTACGAGGGATCATCAGTTGGCAACGGGTGGGAGAACCGAACGCCACCTAGCGTTTGCCAATGTGCGGACGCTTTTGCCTGGATACGCCTGCGGCTGAACTGATCAGCCACCTCTCGCCATGGCTGGATCATGAGGATGATGGCTGGCTCGGCCATT
Coding sequences within:
- the ftsH gene encoding ATP-dependent zinc metalloprotease FtsH, which produces MPIRQDDNRPNRRFSIINLVLIGFGVLLLASSFIPNPAAQVPRVPYSLFIDQVNDGAVKRAYITQEQIRYELAEPEEGAPPVLATTPIFDMDLPQRLETKGVEFAAAPPKKPNIFTTILSWVVPPLIFILVLQFFARRSMGGGAQGALSFTKSKAKVYVPDEESRVTFADVAGVDEAKQELTEIVDFLKTPERYAEIGARIPKGVLLVGPPGTGKTLLSKAVAGEAEVPFFIISGSEFVELFVGAGAARVRDLFEEAKKKAPCIIFIDELDAIGKSRSGSMGVVGGNDEREQTLNQLLTEMDGFTAQDKPVIVLAATNQPEVLDAALLRPGRFDRQVLVDRPDLSGRKTILEIYAKKVKLADAVDLDSVAQATSGFAGADLANLVNEAALLAARAHRTRVEQQDLSEAIERVVAGLEKKSRVLQDDEKKVVAYHEVGHAIVGHLMPGGSKVAKISIVPRGMSALGYTLQLPTEERFLNSKEELQGQIATLLGGRSAEEIVFGKITTGAANDLQRATDLAEQMVGTYGMSDTLGPLAYDKQGGNRFLAQGNNPRRSVSDATAQAIDKEVRGLVDRAHDDALSILRQNLGLLETIAQKILEKEVIEGDDLKQMLEASVLPNTVEA
- the lexA gene encoding transcriptional repressor LexA, whose amino-acid sequence is MTGSGPDSLTPAQQELYDWLADYIGTHHHSPSIRQMMQAMGLRSPAPIQSRLRHLQQKGWITWQEGQARTLQLLGGIVRGGIPVLGAVAAGGLVETFDDVEERLDLGSVLETRGLFALTVNGDSMVDAHIADGDVVLMEPVLDPSRLRQGTVVSALVPGSGTTLKHFHRDGAVVRLEAANPAYEPLEIPADQVQVQGRLVAVWRQV
- the argF gene encoding ornithine carbamoyltransferase; this encodes MVTGVAAVLTALSGRDYLSSADCSAGETQGLIDLAHQLKSGDRRIDLGNRVLGLIFSKASTRTRVSFQVAMARLGGQTVDLHPSVTQLGRGEPLQDTARVLSRYCDVLAVRTFAQQEIVDYAYWATVPVLNALTDLEHPCQALADFLTMQESHGDLAGQTLAYIGDGNNVAHSLMLCGAVLGVNVRIACPEGFEPLPGVLEQARSLAQQGAQIEVMADSAQAVRGAQAVYTDVWASMGQEQEQAEREQAFAGFCVDQALMDQAAKGAIVLHCLPAHRGEEISAEVMESAASRIFDQAENRLHVQQALLASVMGGL
- a CDS encoding DUF3104 domain-containing protein, giving the protein MPNGWFIQVVYLEGSARDHKAPSLAQVADVDTGVIRWVNADCIEQILMPITSEFARV
- a CDS encoding DUF1651 domain-containing protein, whose amino-acid sequence is MPLYRPNPDELHDKAGGEGWLVNSDQQKVVQFLPDAPTTHGQWVILRTFHWRPPDYPIPQTRRRMLRHNAIEAWDTMLKTGWRRCSPPVR
- a CDS encoding pentapeptide repeat-containing protein, producing the protein MLGLSPIAAIAETPKLPISCPGCNLRGIDFNSAVTGDKYFIDSNFANADLRHADLSNMYMLTTNMEGADLRGAMVDEKFYTKVMADQPYGICLNNTTLPNGNKVGASREFR